One Methylocaldum marinum DNA window includes the following coding sequences:
- a CDS encoding efflux RND transporter permease subunit — translation MVENLIEFCARKRFIVLLLVFGLAAAGSWCMRNTPIDALPDLSDTQVIVYTQWPGRSPDLVEDQVTYPIVTSLISAPNVEVVRGFSDFGYSYVYVLFKEGTDIYWARSRVMEYMSQLAGRLPQGLTPQLGPDATPVGWVFQYALVDQTGQQDLASLRSFQDWYLRYWLASVEGVAEVASVGGFVRQYQINLDPTKLLGYRLSVSDIVNKVRMSNLDVGGRVVEFSGAEYMVRGRGYIRSTADIENIAVGVSPAGTPILLRNIASVTLGPDMRRGLVELDGKGEVAGGVVVMRYGQDALATIARIKAKLKDIEPSLPKGVKIVSVYDRSDLIRKSVATATESLSEEMIVVSVLIVAFLLHFRSALIPIITLPIAVLIAFIPVFLLGVGMNVMSIGGIIVAVGDMVDASIVMVDNAHRRLEEWERGGCVGDRTQILIDSAKEVGPPIFASLLVIAVAFLPVFILEAQEGRLFKPLAWTKNLSIGVSAVLAVTLIPALLPMFVRGRIIPERRHPVNRLLQRLYAPVLRQALRYRVVLLLVSAVAIASIVPAYLRMGAEFMPPLDEGTILYMPTTLPGISVTEAGRLLQQMDRKLKAFPEVARVFGKSGRAETSTDPAPFSMMEVTVELKPKRQWRPGVTYETLLAEMDRALQYPGVTNAWTMPIKARNDMLATGIRTPVGIKIFGPDLKKIEEIGKAIEILAKDVPGTRSVYAERVSGGYFLDFAVKREEIARFGLTVEDVHRYIESAIGGENIDITIEGRERYPINVRYLRELRDDPDKLGRVLVDTPSGAQVPLAQLAALRMIAGPAMIRDEDGMLAGYVLVDMAGRDVGGYVEALKQSLQEIELPAGYVLALSGQYEFMERVKERLKIFLPLTLAIIFVLYYFAFRSVPETLMVMLGVPLALVGGIWLMALLGYNRSIAVWVGLIALAGVAAETSAVMLAYLGEAVKRRREAGRLNTLSDLVEAVHDGAIERIRPVTMTGLANIVGLAPVMFATGTGADVMKRLAAPMIGGIGSAMLLTLLVVPALYVSWRWHKEVKSLALKNGRRRSQVKETSGGYY, via the coding sequence ATGGTCGAAAATCTCATCGAATTTTGTGCCAGGAAACGCTTCATCGTGCTGCTGCTGGTGTTCGGCCTGGCCGCGGCGGGTTCCTGGTGCATGCGCAACACTCCGATCGACGCGTTGCCGGATCTGTCCGACACCCAGGTCATCGTCTATACCCAGTGGCCGGGACGCTCGCCCGACCTGGTGGAAGACCAGGTCACCTATCCCATCGTGACCTCCCTGATTTCGGCGCCTAACGTGGAGGTGGTGCGCGGCTTTTCGGACTTCGGCTATTCCTATGTGTACGTGCTGTTCAAGGAAGGCACCGACATTTATTGGGCCCGTTCGCGCGTCATGGAGTACATGAGCCAGCTGGCGGGACGCCTGCCCCAGGGCCTGACGCCCCAGCTCGGTCCGGACGCCACCCCGGTGGGATGGGTGTTCCAGTATGCCCTGGTCGATCAGACGGGGCAGCAGGATCTCGCCAGCTTACGCTCCTTCCAGGACTGGTATCTCCGCTACTGGCTGGCCAGCGTGGAAGGGGTGGCCGAGGTGGCCAGCGTGGGCGGTTTCGTGCGCCAGTATCAGATCAACCTGGATCCGACAAAACTGCTGGGGTATCGGCTGTCGGTGTCCGACATCGTCAACAAGGTGCGCATGAGCAACCTGGACGTGGGCGGCCGGGTGGTCGAATTTTCCGGCGCCGAATACATGGTCCGCGGCCGGGGATATATCCGGTCCACCGCCGACATCGAAAACATCGCGGTGGGCGTGAGTCCCGCCGGCACGCCTATCCTGCTGCGGAATATTGCCTCGGTGACATTGGGGCCGGATATGCGCCGCGGGCTGGTGGAACTCGACGGGAAAGGCGAGGTGGCGGGCGGCGTCGTGGTCATGCGCTACGGCCAGGATGCCTTGGCGACCATCGCCCGGATCAAGGCCAAGCTGAAGGACATCGAGCCGTCGCTGCCCAAGGGCGTGAAGATCGTATCGGTTTACGACCGCAGCGATCTGATCCGGAAATCGGTGGCGACGGCGACCGAAAGTCTGAGCGAAGAAATGATCGTCGTCAGCGTGCTGATCGTCGCCTTTCTGCTGCATTTCCGTTCGGCCCTGATTCCCATCATCACCCTGCCGATCGCCGTGCTGATCGCGTTCATACCGGTTTTCCTTCTCGGCGTCGGCATGAACGTCATGTCCATAGGCGGCATCATCGTGGCGGTCGGCGACATGGTGGACGCCTCCATCGTCATGGTGGACAACGCCCATCGCCGCCTCGAGGAATGGGAGCGGGGCGGCTGTGTCGGCGATCGGACCCAGATTCTGATCGATTCCGCCAAGGAAGTGGGGCCGCCGATCTTCGCATCGCTGTTGGTGATCGCGGTCGCCTTTCTGCCGGTGTTCATCCTGGAAGCCCAGGAGGGACGGTTGTTCAAGCCGCTGGCCTGGACCAAGAACCTGTCGATCGGCGTCAGTGCGGTGCTGGCGGTAACGCTGATTCCGGCGCTGCTACCGATGTTCGTCCGCGGGCGGATCATCCCGGAACGGCGGCATCCCGTGAACCGTCTGCTGCAGCGTCTTTATGCACCGGTGCTGAGACAGGCGCTGCGTTACCGCGTGGTGCTTCTACTGGTCTCCGCAGTGGCGATCGCCAGTATCGTTCCCGCCTACTTGCGCATGGGTGCGGAATTCATGCCGCCCCTGGACGAAGGCACCATTCTTTACATGCCGACGACGCTGCCCGGCATCTCGGTGACCGAGGCCGGCAGACTGCTGCAGCAGATGGACCGGAAGCTCAAGGCCTTCCCGGAAGTGGCGCGGGTTTTCGGCAAGTCCGGACGCGCCGAGACATCCACCGATCCCGCCCCGTTCAGCATGATGGAGGTCACCGTCGAGCTCAAACCGAAACGGCAGTGGCGGCCGGGCGTCACCTACGAAACCCTGCTTGCGGAGATGGACCGGGCGCTGCAATACCCCGGGGTCACCAATGCCTGGACCATGCCGATCAAGGCGCGCAACGACATGCTCGCCACCGGGATTCGGACGCCGGTAGGGATCAAGATCTTCGGCCCCGATCTCAAGAAGATCGAGGAGATCGGCAAAGCCATCGAAATTCTGGCGAAAGACGTCCCCGGCACCCGCAGTGTGTACGCGGAGCGTGTCTCCGGAGGGTATTTTCTGGATTTCGCCGTCAAGCGCGAGGAAATCGCCCGATTCGGGCTCACCGTGGAAGACGTGCACCGCTACATCGAATCGGCGATCGGCGGGGAGAACATCGACATCACCATCGAGGGACGCGAGCGCTATCCCATCAACGTCCGCTATCTGCGGGAGCTGCGTGACGATCCGGACAAGCTGGGGCGGGTCCTGGTGGATACGCCCAGCGGCGCCCAGGTGCCGCTGGCGCAGCTGGCCGCCTTGCGCATGATCGCCGGCCCGGCCATGATCCGGGACGAGGACGGCATGCTGGCCGGATACGTCCTGGTGGACATGGCGGGACGGGATGTGGGCGGCTACGTGGAGGCATTGAAACAGTCCCTGCAAGAGATCGAACTGCCGGCCGGTTATGTCCTGGCTTTGTCGGGCCAATACGAGTTCATGGAGCGGGTGAAGGAGCGCCTCAAGATTTTCCTGCCGCTGACGCTCGCGATCATCTTCGTCCTGTACTACTTTGCCTTTCGCTCGGTCCCCGAAACCTTGATGGTCATGCTGGGCGTGCCGCTGGCCCTGGTGGGCGGCATCTGGCTCATGGCGCTGCTCGGCTATAACCGGAGCATCGCGGTCTGGGTAGGACTCATCGCTTTGGCGGGCGTCGCGGCCGAAACCAGCGCGGTGATGCTGGCCTATCTCGGCGAAGCCGTGAAGCGGCGCCGGGAAGCAGGCCGCCTCAACACCCTTTCGGACCTGGTGGAAGCCGTACACGACGGGGCGATAGAACGCATCCGGCCGGTCACCATGACCGGGCTCGCCAATATCGTGGGACTCGCCCCCGTCATGTTCGCCACCGGCACCGGGGCGGACGTGATGAAGCGCTTGGCCGCCCCCATGATCGGCGGCATCGGCTCGGCGATGCTGCTCACCCTGCTGGTGGTTCCGGCGCTTTACGTAAGCTGGCGCTGGCACAAGGAGGTTAAATCCCTGGCGTTGAAAAACGGCCGTCGGCGTTCCCAGGTCAAGGAGACGTCCGGCGGATATTATTAA
- a CDS encoding efflux RND transporter periplasmic adaptor subunit, which produces MTELPGTSLDHGAGRLAANSGDGTIDIPWDGRAGRLWMRGLTLSILLAGCGNEQSASIEGAALAAQTAAGHGGHAGHAGHAGHAGHAGHAGHAGHAGHAGHAGHAGHAGHAGHGASTITISPDRLQEIGVKFEIAGKRALSRMIRTVGRVEIDERKLANVNIKIEGWIDRLRVSATGDRVKQGEELFTLYSPDLVASQQEYLLALQSVRDLGNSEFPEIAEDARSMLEVTRRRLLLWDITEDHIEDLERSGEVLKTLPIHAPISGTVMERKAVAGMYVKPGDPLYTIADLSSIWILGDIYEYELGLIKVGQTADVTLSYDPAVHFQARVDFIYPTIDPRSRTAKVRFTLANPEEKLKPDMYASVELNIPLGERLAVPKDAVLETGERKIVFIHHGGGKLEWRNVTTGVRGAEWIEITRGLHPGDHIVTSANFLIDSESQLEAAVGGMNGSKD; this is translated from the coding sequence ATGACGGAGTTGCCGGGAACAAGCTTGGACCACGGAGCGGGTCGCCTGGCGGCGAATTCCGGGGACGGCACGATCGACATACCGTGGGATGGGCGGGCCGGAAGACTGTGGATGCGGGGTTTGACCCTTTCGATCTTGCTCGCAGGATGCGGAAACGAGCAGTCCGCTTCGATCGAGGGGGCCGCGCTCGCCGCCCAGACGGCAGCCGGACATGGAGGACACGCAGGACACGCAGGACACGCAGGACACGCAGGACACGCAGGACACGCAGGACACGCAGGACACGCAGGACACGCAGGACACGCAGGACACGCAGGACACGCAGGACACGCAGGACACGGGGCGTCCACCATAACCATCAGCCCGGATCGGCTGCAGGAGATCGGGGTCAAGTTCGAGATTGCGGGAAAGCGCGCCCTGTCGCGGATGATTCGCACCGTCGGCCGGGTCGAGATCGACGAGCGCAAGCTCGCCAACGTCAACATCAAGATCGAAGGCTGGATCGACCGGCTGCGCGTGAGCGCTACCGGAGATCGCGTCAAGCAGGGCGAGGAGCTGTTTACGCTGTACAGTCCGGATTTGGTCGCCAGTCAGCAGGAATACCTGCTCGCATTGCAAAGCGTACGCGATCTCGGGAACAGCGAGTTTCCGGAAATAGCGGAAGATGCCCGGTCGATGCTCGAGGTGACGCGCAGACGCCTGCTGCTCTGGGACATCACGGAAGACCACATCGAGGACCTCGAGCGCTCCGGCGAAGTACTCAAGACCCTGCCCATACATGCGCCGATCAGCGGCACGGTCATGGAAAGGAAGGCCGTGGCCGGCATGTATGTGAAGCCCGGCGACCCGCTTTACACCATTGCCGATCTGTCCTCGATCTGGATCCTCGGCGATATTTACGAATACGAATTGGGTTTGATCAAGGTCGGACAGACCGCGGACGTGACGCTGTCCTACGACCCGGCTGTGCATTTCCAGGCGCGCGTCGACTTCATCTATCCCACCATCGATCCCCGCTCGCGCACGGCCAAGGTGCGCTTCACGCTGGCCAACCCGGAGGAAAAGCTCAAGCCGGACATGTACGCCAGCGTCGAACTCAATATTCCCCTGGGAGAACGGCTCGCGGTTCCCAAGGACGCGGTGCTCGAAACCGGTGAGCGGAAAATCGTCTTCATTCATCACGGCGGCGGAAAGCTCGAGTGGCGCAACGTGACCACGGGCGTGAGGGGGGCGGAATGGATCGAGATCACCCGGGGCCTGCATCCGGGTGACCACATCGTCACTTCGGCGAACTTTCTGATCGACTCCGAGAGCCAGCTCGAAGCCGCCGTGGGAGGCATGAACGGTAGCAAAGACTGA
- a CDS encoding TolC family protein — translation MRMTNRGGRKCLPGILLAIALGSAAAFGDPAEPRLELESLVQEALENNPDIQAARQRLEAASALIPQVRTLPDPKINLGYREVVEREAMYGVSQEIPFPGKLGLRGEVAASEADRTEQEYLAVRLNVQARLKEAFYDLHLVHKALEIVRKNLILLQNFEKTAKARYMVGQGTQQDVFRAQTEISRVLQRLAILEQQGKSLRAEINRILRHPPTHPLGIPQEIEVTPLAHGPEDIQVLAEHAAPLLRAQVKSIERSENTLALAKREYFPDFEVSALGWRNETMNRDGYQVMLSVKVPLYYADKQRYGVKQAVAGKQAAMQDWWAIKQALAARVQDNLARTERAEELVKLLAHALIPQARLTLASAQASYAVGKVDFLTLLNSLLTLQENEIELHREMTEHEKALARIEEIIGERP, via the coding sequence ATGCGCATGACGAATCGGGGCGGAAGAAAATGCCTGCCCGGCATTCTCCTCGCGATCGCACTTGGGAGCGCGGCGGCTTTCGGAGACCCGGCGGAGCCGCGGCTGGAACTGGAAAGCCTGGTTCAGGAAGCCTTGGAAAACAATCCGGACATCCAGGCCGCACGGCAGCGTTTGGAGGCTGCAAGCGCGTTGATCCCGCAAGTCCGCACCCTGCCCGATCCCAAGATCAATCTGGGCTATCGGGAGGTGGTCGAGCGGGAAGCGATGTACGGGGTCAGCCAGGAAATCCCCTTTCCGGGCAAGCTCGGCCTGCGCGGCGAGGTGGCGGCCAGCGAAGCCGATCGGACCGAACAGGAATACCTGGCGGTGCGGTTGAACGTGCAGGCACGTCTCAAGGAGGCGTTCTATGACCTGCACCTGGTCCATAAGGCGCTCGAAATCGTGCGGAAAAACCTGATTCTGCTGCAAAACTTCGAGAAAACGGCGAAAGCCCGCTATATGGTGGGACAAGGGACCCAGCAGGATGTGTTCCGCGCCCAGACGGAGATCTCCCGAGTGTTGCAGCGCCTGGCCATACTCGAACAGCAGGGCAAGTCGCTCCGGGCGGAAATCAACCGGATACTGAGGCATCCGCCTACCCATCCCCTGGGCATACCGCAGGAGATCGAGGTTACACCGCTAGCACACGGACCGGAAGACATCCAGGTTCTGGCCGAGCACGCGGCGCCTTTGCTTCGCGCGCAGGTGAAGAGTATCGAACGCAGTGAAAACACGCTGGCCTTGGCCAAGCGCGAATATTTCCCGGATTTCGAAGTGAGCGCACTCGGCTGGCGTAACGAAACCATGAATCGCGACGGCTATCAGGTGATGCTCAGCGTCAAGGTGCCGCTTTATTACGCCGACAAGCAGCGCTACGGCGTGAAACAGGCGGTAGCCGGCAAGCAGGCGGCGATGCAGGACTGGTGGGCGATCAAGCAAGCGCTTGCGGCCCGGGTTCAGGACAATCTCGCGCGCACCGAGAGGGCGGAGGAATTGGTCAAACTGCTGGCACACGCCCTGATTCCCCAGGCGCGCCTGACCCTGGCTTCGGCGCAGGCGAGCTATGCGGTCGGGAAGGTGGATTTCCTGACCCTGCTCAACAGCCTTTTGACCTTGCAGGAAAACGAAATCGAGCTGCATCGGGAAATGACGGAACACGAAAAGGCACTGGCACGGATCGAGGAAATCATAGGAGAAAGGCCATGA
- a CDS encoding VOC family protein: MTRSRMDHMAITAPSLDAGVAYVRQALGVSPLAGGEHPRMATHNAVLKLGEKLYLEVIAINPNAPKPDRPRWFRLDEPSPAQPTRLATWIARTDDIYAATAASPVPLGEVQPMSRGDMNWLISIPADGSLPLYGVAPTLIQWISGGHPTTRLPDSGCSLVRLEGFHPAADKITCLLEAIGFEGDFRVSGLPPDQEPYLVAHIRTPTGVRLLR, encoded by the coding sequence ATGACCCGTTCACGCATGGATCACATGGCTATCACGGCTCCGTCCTTGGACGCCGGCGTGGCGTACGTCCGGCAGGCGCTCGGGGTGAGTCCGCTAGCGGGGGGCGAGCATCCGCGCATGGCGACCCACAACGCTGTGCTGAAATTGGGAGAGAAGCTTTATCTCGAAGTCATCGCGATAAATCCGAACGCGCCAAAGCCGGATCGGCCGCGCTGGTTTCGGCTCGACGAGCCGAGTCCGGCTCAGCCGACGCGCCTGGCGACCTGGATTGCCCGCACCGACGACATCTACGCAGCGACAGCGGCTTCGCCGGTGCCGCTGGGTGAGGTCCAGCCCATGAGCCGCGGCGACATGAACTGGCTGATTAGCATCCCGGCGGACGGGAGCCTGCCTTTGTACGGGGTTGCCCCGACTCTCATTCAATGGATCTCCGGGGGACATCCCACCACAAGACTGCCGGACAGCGGATGTTCACTCGTGCGCCTCGAGGGATTTCATCCGGCAGCCGACAAGATCACGTGCTTGCTCGAGGCGATTGGCTTCGAAGGCGATTTTCGTGTCTCTGGGTTGCCACCGGACCAAGAGCCGTACCTCGTTGCTCACATTCGGACACCGACGGGTGTGCGGCTGCTGCGCTGA
- a CDS encoding IS5 family transposase, whose protein sequence is MPKSPKSAIKPDLFAADLRKQKIDRMGDPLVAFETHIDFAALAADVDQAAPRPVSPQGGRPPFPTETMVRILFLKRVNNLSDEQMEYQLLDRMSYQRFCGLMDSASIPDRTTMWTFENRIGEVGAQALFDGIERQLLKHGYIARGGHIIDATLVPAPKQHFSKDDKEMLKEGAMPADWSPAKRRQKDLDATWTKKHGKSHHGYKLSINVDKRYKVIRKIETGTAATHDSQHFEAVLNTSNTSRDVYADKGYPSAEREAQLQEAGYRNHIQRKGQRNHPLSERQKQRNQRIARVRARVEHPFAAIAQMGGKFIRTIGQARANFAMTMMAASYNLKRLVYLKQAGVVAF, encoded by the coding sequence ATGCCAAAGTCTCCGAAGAGCGCGATCAAACCCGATCTGTTTGCGGCCGATTTGCGCAAGCAGAAGATCGACCGGATGGGCGATCCGCTGGTGGCCTTCGAGACCCACATCGACTTTGCGGCGCTTGCCGCGGACGTGGATCAGGCGGCGCCCCGACCGGTCAGCCCGCAAGGCGGTCGTCCGCCGTTTCCCACCGAAACGATGGTGCGCATCCTGTTTCTCAAGCGGGTCAACAATCTCTCGGACGAGCAGATGGAATACCAGTTGCTTGATCGGATGAGTTACCAGCGCTTCTGCGGGCTGATGGACTCGGCCAGCATCCCGGACCGCACCACGATGTGGACCTTCGAGAACCGCATCGGCGAGGTCGGCGCCCAGGCGCTGTTCGACGGCATCGAGCGGCAGTTGCTCAAGCATGGCTACATCGCCCGCGGGGGGCATATCATCGACGCCACCCTGGTGCCTGCGCCAAAGCAGCACTTCAGCAAGGACGATAAGGAGATGCTGAAGGAAGGCGCGATGCCGGCGGACTGGAGCCCGGCCAAGCGGCGGCAAAAAGACCTGGACGCCACCTGGACCAAGAAGCACGGCAAGAGCCACCACGGCTACAAGCTCTCCATCAACGTGGACAAGCGCTACAAGGTTATCCGCAAGATCGAGACCGGCACCGCCGCTACTCATGACAGCCAGCACTTTGAGGCGGTGTTGAACACTAGCAACACCAGCCGGGACGTCTATGCCGACAAGGGCTATCCGAGTGCGGAACGGGAAGCCCAGCTCCAGGAAGCGGGTTATCGCAACCACATCCAGCGCAAGGGCCAGCGCAACCATCCGCTGTCCGAACGGCAGAAACAACGTAATCAACGCATCGCCCGGGTCCGAGCACGGGTCGAGCATCCCTTCGCCGCCATCGCACAAATGGGCGGCAAGTTTATTCGCACCATCGGCCAGGCGAGGGCGAACTTTGCCATGACGATGATGGCGGCCAGCTATAACCTGAAGCGGCTGGTTTACCTGAAACAGGCGGGTGTCGTGGCCTTTTGA
- a CDS encoding transposase family protein: MTHHPDFNRRILFLCCIVAGSVHDYTLMKDVFTPGSAWFEKVNLWLDLGFLGADKDYQSTQIYLPHKKPRKSKKNPNPTLTPEQKKQNRKQAATRVIVEHAIGGMKFFHCLMHRIRNHLGHFVDYFFSLSAGLWNYKIC; encoded by the coding sequence TTGACCCACCACCCCGACTTTAATCGAAGGATATTGTTTTTGTGCTGCATTGTGGCAGGCAGCGTACATGACTACACACTCATGAAAGACGTCTTCACGCCGGGTTCAGCGTGGTTCGAGAAGGTCAATTTATGGCTTGACTTAGGATTTCTGGGCGCGGACAAAGATTATCAAAGTACCCAAATATATCTACCCCACAAGAAACCCAGAAAATCCAAGAAAAACCCTAATCCGACATTGACGCCTGAGCAGAAGAAACAGAACAGAAAACAAGCCGCCACGCGGGTCATCGTTGAGCATGCCATCGGCGGCATGAAGTTCTTCCACTGCTTGATGCATCGGATTAGAAATCATCTGGGTCACTTCGTGGATTATTTTTTCTCACTTTCCGCCGGGCTTTGGAACTATAAAATCTGTTGA
- a CDS encoding helix-turn-helix domain-containing protein, with product MIYDKFSQITDDRIVASLIGMPKAKFTALVKVFESAAQAIDRERVEKGEIKHVKQGGPKGYLDSYEKKLFFVLYYLKTYPTFDVLGFHFGFSGGHAHAHIDRLLPVLGRALTSLNVMPERTLTTPEEFSQLIDQYKNIAIDGVEVACVRLQDETEQEKHYSGKKDIRSNPS from the coding sequence GTGATCTACGACAAATTTAGTCAAATAACCGATGACCGCATCGTGGCATCGTTGATTGGAATGCCCAAGGCGAAGTTCACAGCCCTCGTCAAAGTATTCGAGTCGGCCGCTCAAGCCATCGATCGAGAGCGTGTCGAAAAGGGCGAGATAAAACACGTCAAACAGGGCGGCCCTAAAGGTTATCTTGATTCTTACGAGAAAAAGCTTTTTTTCGTTTTGTACTATCTGAAAACCTATCCCACTTTTGACGTTCTGGGCTTTCATTTCGGTTTTAGTGGCGGACATGCCCATGCCCACATCGACCGGTTGCTGCCGGTTTTAGGGCGAGCGTTGACAAGCCTCAACGTCATGCCGGAGCGCACGCTAACAACCCCAGAAGAATTCTCTCAACTCATTGATCAATATAAGAACATAGCGATCGATGGCGTGGAGGTCGCTTGCGTTCGACTCCAAGATGAAACTGAACAGGAAAAGCATTACAGCGGAAAAAAAGACATACGCTCAAATCCCTCGTAA
- a CDS encoding transposase family protein, with the protein MKNNLVGGLEDRQVKYLGSTHEGKKHDKKICDEEGTRFPDGVELYRDSGFQGHELANVTVHQPKKRPRNGRLSADDQEANRLHSSIRVIIEHIISGIKRCRVVKDVFRNTKEGYDDVVIELACGLHNYRSYCRNQSY; encoded by the coding sequence GTGAAGAACAACCTTGTCGGCGGCCTGGAGGACAGGCAGGTCAAGTACTTGGGTTCGACCCATGAGGGCAAGAAGCACGACAAGAAGATCTGCGACGAAGAAGGGACCCGGTTCCCCGACGGCGTCGAGCTGTATCGCGACAGCGGCTTCCAGGGACACGAACTGGCGAATGTCACAGTCCACCAGCCGAAGAAGAGGCCGCGCAACGGCCGGCTTTCGGCCGACGACCAGGAGGCCAACCGGCTCCACTCAAGCATCCGCGTGATCATCGAACACATCATCTCGGGAATCAAGCGGTGCCGCGTCGTCAAAGACGTGTTCAGGAACACCAAGGAAGGCTACGACGATGTCGTCATTGAATTGGCCTGCGGCCTGCACAATTACAGGAGCTACTGCCGAAACCAGAGTTATTGA
- a CDS encoding helix-turn-helix domain-containing protein, with protein sequence MLSYEDVKQKPKTLMAMTSLKASEFEELLVSFAATWAEETGRNLTKGGRPPIIASMADRLLFILFYLKTYPLQEVIAHLFGMSQPQANFTIHLLSRVLNKTLEARGHKPARLTEEMLSRLEQEARQDLGIDGTERRINRPVNDLGQRIHYSGKKNATL encoded by the coding sequence ATGCTTTCCTACGAAGACGTGAAGCAAAAGCCGAAGACATTGATGGCCATGACCAGTCTGAAGGCCTCCGAGTTTGAGGAACTCTTGGTTTCTTTTGCGGCGACATGGGCCGAAGAAACCGGCAGGAATCTGACTAAAGGAGGGCGTCCGCCGATTATCGCGAGCATGGCCGACCGGCTGCTGTTCATCCTGTTCTATCTGAAGACCTACCCTCTGCAAGAGGTCATCGCGCATCTGTTCGGCATGAGCCAACCCCAGGCCAACTTCACGATCCACCTGTTGAGCAGGGTGCTCAACAAGACACTTGAGGCCCGCGGGCACAAGCCCGCCCGGCTCACCGAGGAGATGCTGTCCAGGCTGGAGCAGGAGGCGCGGCAGGACTTGGGCATAGACGGGACGGAAAGGCGCATCAACCGCCCCGTCAACGACCTGGGGCAACGCATCCACTACAGCGGTAAAAAAAATGCCACACTGTGA
- a CDS encoding class I SAM-dependent methyltransferase, which translates to MDGALGLPAPPLGGSVLDLGCGSGQPIARHLLERGFAVVGVDTSPTLIAKCRSRFPKAEWIVADMRTLSINRSFDGLIAWDSFFHLSHDDQRAMFAIFRKHASSGALLLFTTGTGHGEAIGSFQGESLYHASLSPGEYRMLLESYGFKVLNHVVEDPKCGRHTVWLAQYGQRKMREISGPNKCCTRPL; encoded by the coding sequence GTGGATGGAGCGCTTGGTCTCCCTGCTCCCCCCTTAGGTGGCTCGGTGCTGGACCTAGGATGTGGCTCCGGTCAACCCATCGCCCGCCATCTCCTTGAGCGCGGGTTCGCTGTTGTCGGCGTCGATACTTCGCCAACGCTCATCGCAAAATGCCGGAGCCGCTTTCCGAAGGCGGAATGGATCGTAGCTGATATGCGTACGCTATCGATCAACCGAAGCTTTGACGGGTTGATCGCTTGGGATAGCTTCTTTCACCTCTCGCATGACGACCAGAGGGCCATGTTTGCCATCTTCCGCAAGCATGCCTCCTCTGGTGCTCTATTGCTGTTCACAACCGGTACTGGGCACGGCGAAGCAATTGGCTCATTTCAGGGTGAATCGCTGTATCACGCGAGTTTGTCCCCTGGAGAGTACCGGATGCTTCTTGAGTCATACGGGTTCAAGGTCTTGAACCATGTGGTGGAAGATCCAAAGTGCGGGCGTCACACTGTGTGGCTTGCTCAGTACGGCCAGCGCAAAATGAGAGAAATTTCGGGGCCGAACAAATGCTGCACGCGACCGCTTTAG